From the genome of Deinococcus roseus, one region includes:
- a CDS encoding polymorphic toxin-type HINT domain-containing protein — translation MLQQLVPLALASPSLYARPGAGVSDLPIEVLAFNTPGFGDVSDAINLATGNVYVDTGSLARNNVLDASKEKDEKADKTIAGSNWNLQSRKRLAGYTQLPSGAQLAAGWTLYSGDGSGTRYNPKTISTFNDPKLPYWIQRYSTGSPVLFKTNSDGSNNYANATLAIYASESTPGTQVTEQYLVLVKILENGTPMWVAHHYDHSGNRSTFYRDDEFVDYQQNLSQQYRAELSNDKDGTGASPKTEITYHTNASWKKLGLITEVKDEWGRKTTFSWDAFNRTTTTSSSEPPVLLAINELVQNTQSSWIRQTRFSYAYQYGQLLVKQVMYIAQTGRIAPSPSAVNTACGDPTLEGSQDNYSGTEVCSDTAFKQGNSTAGGYMARTFTFTYSKTTSGHVVLGTLEKPLLRADGGSNTAVDTYRYTYDDNNPPRIKTFNSDSGENLSYTYTPLNGSTPTDLSKGFQVTVQDGTDKVERFEIDKSGQITQHEVDVKDPVNGNSSTPLRWTYQYYPNGFTAAVIEPGGKSTHYGYDSRGNVISQTVYKAPKINVTATSPLPIDVDLNLTAGQTVNGLDQLTFNATLTGDDYNNGASWGVKGATVVTADRSKVVVKNFSDQVLLEVTGTSRTDNGTYDKLIIKFTRTGNGYAGEGAYTWAIQSETPVVSGEKLSSSMNPPVLGDWETHTKSTYTPDNLPATTATWGATDSSYGYSGQLTTYDYGYASTSTSRFHVNSQLVKQCVTASPYTTTVPACDGTEATVVTQYNRTLLDDQGRTTSLESGAVVGGTETPKTSTELSYPNNTVQPVRFNQWVVTDTGSASQAGTDPAKIIQYADQPATSKLYGYETGKTPLSTTEIYYDALGVPQQTTHYGPGGTGDQNVLVANVTKSGAPTYAYTRDFQTNNGFGQHIWSRTQQLQSGSTPLTLKDQMQLYGSTGELFSSWEGTAANTTQYLYSSALGPSLGQVIQEVWGEGNGKTVSTPYKNTQFTYDLYGRPGQQTVDGFIRQYQYDSLDRPVSEKWFLDQNSTSGKYGEKKTRYHITGQPEVITETVQGSRPGVVGGDVNQTLTTTNTLDVLGQVTQTSSPDGGKISFKYDSWGRVVQKIDLRLQDYNDLGDSSSSGLSTYYKYDSVGKLLRQLDPPLRTKSWNGYVDARRPYTEFRYDLFGRKTHDRVLIGDLTKALDSAGFYAKAPTLNESDFKVTEYKYTALDQVKETISPRGYSTRAVYDPAGNPWQTEQDIFKTGDVCSEAPCTPKVTTYQSFDGAGRVFQSFDGNGYEFRKTYDRLGNVTAEMQPNSNKDLMVRKLYVYRPNGLLQKVLEPDVGANTGGGSSVTPFAPAALSAQWIPTSYSAMVTTQSLAYSGRQYPSSITRALMDTDASSGSLAITNYTYNGSGQPLTEKLPSQNYEAINVHAYDSKGQEIYSQNPEKFDVAKDYDQMGHVLTEHHWPRSTSTTASQEAVNVDTAAGFTPGDHPILRFRYDLLGNLVSETRSQYTTKHVYNTLSNTIAETRAYDPARTTDEYYRYFVYRLDGKKTADTTYDYRGNVQQGESDLTKLTDAAGNLTMYALTSDGLIQKETSRGSIRKTNGLFTDRLVEYTAENTYDGRNLRTSRTFSGDPRIYDNMQRNGSVLTSNGATQSAYDTKWTYDLVGNLLTMKDFAPGSSTPLNSYVYEYSATRHQTKQIIDVPVLYSQEASGDLGSVYNVSNTQYNNLDLITSHSVQDRHRGNGSLLNNMKVDYQYYKDGKMKSNSSTSSLFDGGTESGSQKEIVYDRMGRMSSYLDVRTGKGEYRVVNSVDALRNITTVQNLQYPEIVHSTCTIFTVDGQAAREITHAYPQPAGTSAFISPSTQGKACNEYTRPVEQWPDDGMYAGGTEAQNYSLKIHSYSKSQKVTTKNLPPRYTKIETTCENSTPCNRYYVNELPFESFSYDAYGELKINSPEAYPPDSATSVPKFSYYDCTAGGAPTTPANHAYAQGFWDSNGVGADFSGCVPKNETQTVTAGTDLVASSQFRDINGTVYQDKYMVPNSGKITYKLDENGKRIAVTTPPKTAEFTYSLDSKGNRLQKVLTQWSQELDLPDGNRTSPLGSSVNKSLKKEDGFYKRYSADGKPTQFFKTQSTDANCAWQPFFGYCTPATFSGELDHFVYDPAGNTIGFGNALINVEGSQIKSLNLNNKKYFYADGSVQFVYIDNNPLNLSFSTGYRWNQTSKYCDHLYCVKDQSFTLADSMLDANSWDPVVRFTVPAKDDQQSEFKAPIPSSEVGLGASSVTSSDAFSNPFLPGSDVVAPADSITQNATGMSAFSNPLPDPKNEQDPEAEPVDPTEYGPPVPLTDVNSNALGASNVADNAELNSSGSVGLTEATLPTPELNPNLSGSAGSSGVVAPDSELNPNIGGGETGAGGSSGAGSGVVSPEGPSVENPDAPFVAFTLSEKEAADKYCEGIAKGLDDDVAQTLCEQRRALGESKDQWNLARKDLLDMAFAQFGPSGALDMFTVIQALGQTNHDKIALGLQSIHEQMSNGLINKEQLHRAATLGLKSFSARQRYDLSTSLGQRKFIREVGNDLEEMLGILCENRGIRMCNVNLLALGDGPEMNFGAMAMNMSPGIAGGFTKLFNSKTLANIAGDLEESAASGLLKLCIAPCCKLKQSFDATTPVLTPNGTIPIHALTVGTLVLGFNEQTGEQGYYPIRRVFENQDPVLTGLVIEDPESKKLDYLTTTPEHPFYVMEAADSETRPQPEGHPDLSDRWVGAGHLKVGDKLKQADGTLGEVKYVNTIQQARTMYNLEVQEAHTFFVGNQGWLVHNCNPEEAVKFLLAEAKRLGIDLSNHKSITAAYDTVTGEWHLGLPGELLKGNVNPKTQKLINFSTKANKDKQVEEWQCGNCSEFTSLNKGFNANPARKPDPGDYQLYTFYPQQLAKGNATPRVACKYCEKIRPFLNMMYPKKK, via the coding sequence TTGCTCCAGCAGCTTGTTCCACTGGCCCTGGCCAGTCCCAGCCTCTACGCCCGACCTGGAGCAGGGGTCAGTGACCTCCCCATCGAAGTCCTCGCCTTCAACACCCCCGGCTTCGGAGACGTCAGTGACGCCATCAACCTCGCCACCGGAAACGTTTATGTCGACACCGGCAGTCTGGCCAGAAACAATGTTCTGGATGCCAGCAAAGAAAAAGACGAAAAAGCCGACAAAACCATCGCCGGAAGCAACTGGAATTTGCAAAGCCGGAAACGGCTCGCAGGCTACACCCAGCTCCCCAGCGGTGCACAACTCGCAGCAGGCTGGACCCTGTATTCAGGCGACGGCAGTGGAACCCGCTACAACCCCAAAACCATCAGCACCTTCAATGACCCCAAGCTTCCTTACTGGATTCAGCGTTACAGCACAGGGAGCCCTGTCCTGTTCAAAACCAACAGCGATGGCAGCAACAACTACGCCAATGCCACCCTGGCCATTTATGCCAGTGAAAGCACCCCCGGCACCCAGGTGACCGAACAGTACCTGGTGCTGGTGAAAATCCTGGAAAACGGCACCCCCATGTGGGTGGCGCACCACTACGACCACAGTGGCAACCGCAGCACCTTCTACCGGGACGATGAGTTCGTCGATTACCAGCAGAACCTTTCCCAGCAATACCGGGCTGAACTCAGCAACGACAAAGACGGCACCGGGGCATCCCCCAAAACCGAGATCACCTACCACACCAATGCCAGCTGGAAGAAACTCGGTCTGATCACCGAAGTGAAAGACGAATGGGGCCGCAAAACCACCTTCAGCTGGGATGCCTTCAACCGCACAACGACCACCAGCAGCTCAGAACCCCCGGTGCTGCTGGCCATCAATGAACTTGTGCAGAACACCCAGAGCAGCTGGATTCGCCAGACCCGCTTTTCTTACGCCTACCAGTACGGTCAGTTGCTGGTCAAACAGGTGATGTACATCGCCCAGACAGGGCGAATTGCACCCAGCCCCAGCGCAGTGAACACTGCTTGCGGCGATCCCACCCTGGAAGGAAGCCAGGACAATTACAGCGGAACAGAAGTGTGCAGTGACACTGCCTTCAAGCAGGGCAACAGCACTGCAGGCGGGTACATGGCCCGCACTTTCACCTTCACTTACAGCAAAACCACCAGTGGACATGTGGTGCTTGGCACGCTGGAAAAACCCTTGCTGCGCGCAGACGGGGGAAGCAACACGGCCGTGGACACCTACAGGTACACCTATGATGACAACAACCCCCCCAGAATCAAAACCTTCAACAGTGACAGCGGAGAAAACCTCAGTTACACCTACACCCCGCTGAACGGCAGCACCCCCACCGACCTCTCCAAAGGCTTCCAGGTCACGGTGCAAGACGGCACGGACAAAGTGGAACGCTTTGAAATCGACAAATCGGGACAGATCACCCAGCATGAAGTGGATGTCAAAGATCCCGTGAACGGCAACTCCAGCACGCCCCTCAGGTGGACGTACCAGTACTACCCCAACGGTTTCACTGCAGCGGTGATTGAACCCGGCGGGAAAAGCACCCACTACGGGTATGACAGTCGGGGCAACGTGATCAGTCAAACCGTTTACAAAGCCCCCAAAATCAACGTCACCGCCACCAGTCCCCTGCCCATCGATGTGGACCTCAACCTCACCGCCGGGCAAACTGTCAATGGCCTGGACCAACTGACCTTCAATGCCACCCTCACCGGGGACGATTACAACAACGGGGCCAGCTGGGGCGTCAAAGGGGCCACTGTGGTCACGGCAGACCGCAGCAAGGTGGTGGTCAAAAACTTCAGTGATCAGGTCCTGCTGGAAGTCACCGGCACCAGCCGCACCGACAACGGAACCTATGACAAACTCATCATCAAGTTCACCAGAACCGGCAACGGGTACGCCGGAGAAGGCGCCTACACCTGGGCCATCCAATCGGAAACCCCGGTGGTTTCAGGGGAGAAACTGTCCAGCAGCATGAATCCACCGGTGCTCGGCGACTGGGAAACCCACACCAAATCCACCTACACCCCCGATAACCTGCCTGCCACCACAGCCACCTGGGGAGCAACAGACAGCAGTTACGGTTACTCCGGGCAACTGACCACCTACGACTACGGTTACGCTTCCACCTCCACTTCCAGGTTTCACGTGAACAGCCAGCTGGTGAAGCAGTGCGTCACGGCCAGCCCATACACCACCACGGTGCCAGCGTGTGATGGCACTGAAGCCACCGTGGTCACGCAGTACAACCGTACACTTCTCGACGATCAGGGCCGCACCACCTCCCTGGAAAGCGGGGCAGTGGTGGGGGGCACGGAAACCCCCAAAACCAGCACGGAGCTTTCCTACCCCAACAACACGGTGCAACCCGTCCGCTTCAACCAGTGGGTGGTGACCGACACCGGCAGTGCCAGCCAGGCCGGCACCGACCCCGCAAAAATCATCCAGTACGCAGACCAGCCCGCAACCAGCAAATTGTACGGTTACGAAACAGGCAAAACACCCCTGAGCACCACAGAAATTTATTACGATGCCCTGGGTGTCCCCCAGCAAACCACCCACTACGGCCCGGGTGGGACAGGGGACCAGAACGTGCTGGTCGCAAACGTGACCAAAAGCGGTGCACCCACCTACGCCTACACCCGTGATTTTCAAACCAACAATGGTTTCGGGCAACACATCTGGTCCAGAACCCAGCAGTTGCAATCCGGCAGCACCCCCCTCACCCTCAAAGACCAGATGCAGCTCTACGGCAGCACTGGGGAACTGTTCTCCAGCTGGGAAGGCACGGCCGCGAACACCACCCAATATCTGTACTCCAGCGCTCTGGGACCCTCACTGGGGCAGGTCATCCAGGAGGTGTGGGGAGAGGGGAACGGCAAAACCGTGTCCACCCCCTACAAGAACACCCAGTTCACATACGACCTGTATGGCCGCCCAGGCCAGCAAACCGTGGACGGGTTCATCCGGCAGTACCAGTACGACAGTCTGGACCGACCCGTCAGTGAGAAATGGTTCCTGGACCAGAACAGCACCAGTGGCAAGTACGGAGAGAAGAAGACCAGGTACCACATCACCGGGCAACCTGAAGTCATCACCGAAACCGTGCAGGGCTCCAGACCGGGCGTGGTGGGTGGGGACGTCAACCAGACGCTGACCACCACCAACACGCTGGATGTGCTGGGACAGGTGACACAAACCTCCAGTCCGGACGGCGGAAAAATCAGCTTCAAGTACGACAGCTGGGGCCGGGTGGTGCAGAAAATTGACCTGAGGCTGCAGGATTACAACGACCTGGGGGATTCCTCCAGCAGCGGGCTCAGCACGTATTACAAGTACGATTCTGTAGGCAAACTGCTCCGGCAACTCGATCCCCCACTGAGAACCAAAAGCTGGAATGGGTATGTGGATGCCCGCAGACCTTACACCGAATTCCGCTATGACCTGTTTGGCCGAAAAACCCATGACCGGGTGCTGATCGGAGACCTGACAAAAGCGCTGGACAGTGCAGGATTTTACGCCAAAGCTCCAACTCTGAATGAATCTGATTTCAAGGTCACCGAGTACAAATACACGGCGCTCGATCAGGTGAAAGAAACCATCAGCCCACGTGGCTACAGCACCAGAGCGGTGTATGACCCGGCCGGGAACCCCTGGCAGACCGAGCAAGACATCTTCAAAACTGGCGATGTTTGCTCTGAGGCTCCCTGTACCCCCAAAGTGACCACCTACCAGTCGTTTGATGGTGCAGGTCGGGTGTTCCAGAGTTTCGATGGCAACGGGTATGAATTCCGCAAAACCTACGACCGTCTGGGGAACGTGACCGCAGAAATGCAGCCCAACAGCAACAAGGACCTGATGGTTCGCAAGCTGTATGTGTACCGTCCCAACGGGTTGCTGCAGAAAGTGCTGGAACCCGACGTGGGGGCAAACACTGGAGGAGGCTCTTCAGTGACGCCTTTTGCTCCTGCTGCACTGTCTGCGCAGTGGATCCCCACCAGTTACAGCGCAATGGTCACCACCCAGTCCCTAGCTTACAGCGGACGCCAGTACCCCAGCAGCATCACCAGAGCACTCATGGACACCGATGCCTCTTCAGGCAGTCTGGCCATCACCAATTACACCTACAATGGCAGCGGACAACCGCTCACCGAAAAACTGCCTTCGCAGAACTATGAAGCCATCAACGTTCATGCTTATGATTCAAAGGGACAGGAAATCTACAGCCAGAACCCTGAAAAATTTGACGTCGCCAAAGACTACGACCAGATGGGCCATGTGCTGACTGAACACCACTGGCCGCGCAGCACCAGCACCACAGCCAGTCAGGAAGCCGTCAATGTGGACACGGCCGCAGGATTTACACCTGGCGACCACCCCATTCTGAGGTTCCGATACGACCTGCTGGGAAATCTGGTGTCTGAAACCCGCAGCCAGTACACCACCAAACACGTTTACAACACCCTGAGCAACACCATCGCGGAAACCCGCGCATACGATCCTGCCAGGACCACCGATGAGTATTACCGGTACTTTGTATACCGCCTGGATGGGAAAAAAACAGCAGACACCACCTACGATTACCGGGGAAATGTTCAACAGGGCGAGTCTGACCTGACCAAATTGACCGACGCTGCAGGCAACCTCACCATGTACGCACTGACCTCAGATGGGCTAATCCAGAAGGAAACATCCCGGGGCTCCATTCGCAAAACCAACGGATTATTCACTGATCGCCTGGTGGAATACACCGCTGAAAACACCTACGATGGCCGCAACTTGAGGACCAGCAGGACCTTCAGCGGAGACCCACGCATCTACGACAACATGCAGCGCAACGGCAGCGTGTTGACCAGCAATGGTGCCACTCAAAGCGCCTACGACACAAAATGGACCTACGATCTGGTGGGCAACTTGCTGACCATGAAAGACTTTGCTCCCGGGTCCAGCACACCCCTGAACTCGTATGTTTATGAGTATTCGGCCACCAGACACCAGACCAAACAGATTATCGATGTGCCTGTGCTGTACAGCCAGGAGGCATCTGGTGATCTTGGATCTGTCTACAATGTCTCAAACACCCAGTACAACAACCTGGACCTGATCACCAGTCATTCGGTTCAAGACAGGCACCGTGGCAACGGCAGTTTGCTGAACAACATGAAGGTGGACTACCAGTACTACAAAGACGGCAAAATGAAATCCAACTCTTCCACCAGCAGCCTCTTTGATGGTGGAACCGAATCGGGAAGTCAGAAAGAAATCGTGTATGACCGGATGGGTCGCATGTCCAGTTACCTGGATGTGCGTACTGGCAAAGGCGAATACAGGGTGGTCAATTCTGTGGATGCGTTGCGCAACATCACAACGGTCCAGAACCTCCAGTATCCTGAAATTGTTCACAGCACCTGCACCATCTTCACGGTCGATGGACAGGCCGCGAGAGAAATCACTCATGCTTACCCTCAACCTGCCGGAACGTCAGCCTTTATTTCTCCTTCCACCCAGGGGAAGGCATGCAACGAGTACACCCGTCCGGTGGAGCAGTGGCCTGATGACGGCATGTATGCAGGTGGCACCGAAGCCCAGAATTACTCTTTGAAAATCCACTCTTACTCCAAGTCCCAAAAAGTCACCACCAAAAACCTGCCTCCCAGATACACCAAAATAGAAACCACCTGCGAGAATTCCACCCCGTGTAACCGCTACTACGTCAATGAATTGCCCTTCGAAAGCTTTTCTTATGATGCCTATGGTGAGTTAAAAATCAATTCTCCAGAAGCCTACCCACCTGATTCTGCAACAAGTGTGCCAAAGTTTTCCTATTATGACTGCACTGCAGGTGGCGCACCCACCACGCCTGCAAACCATGCATATGCACAAGGTTTCTGGGACAGTAATGGGGTTGGAGCAGATTTCAGTGGCTGCGTTCCAAAAAATGAAACGCAAACTGTCACCGCTGGAACGGATCTGGTGGCCAGCTCTCAGTTCAGAGACATCAATGGCACTGTTTACCAGGACAAGTACATGGTGCCCAATTCAGGGAAAATCACCTACAAACTGGATGAAAACGGCAAACGCATCGCTGTCACCACACCTCCAAAAACTGCAGAGTTCACATATTCACTTGACTCAAAAGGCAACCGTCTGCAGAAAGTGTTGACCCAGTGGTCACAGGAACTGGATTTGCCCGACGGAAACAGAACATCACCCCTTGGCAGTTCCGTCAACAAAAGCCTCAAAAAGGAAGATGGATTCTACAAGCGTTATTCTGCCGATGGCAAACCCACCCAGTTTTTCAAGACACAGTCCACCGACGCCAATTGCGCCTGGCAACCCTTTTTTGGGTATTGCACCCCTGCTACCTTCAGTGGTGAGCTTGATCATTTTGTTTATGACCCTGCAGGCAACACGATTGGCTTTGGCAATGCACTGATCAACGTGGAAGGCAGCCAGATCAAATCTTTAAATTTGAACAACAAGAAGTATTTTTATGCGGATGGTTCTGTTCAATTTGTCTACATTGACAACAATCCGCTCAATCTGTCCTTTTCCACAGGCTACCGCTGGAACCAGACCTCCAAATACTGCGACCACCTGTATTGTGTCAAAGATCAGTCTTTTACACTTGCAGATTCCATGCTGGATGCCAACAGCTGGGATCCGGTGGTGCGTTTCACTGTTCCTGCAAAAGATGACCAGCAGTCTGAATTCAAAGCTCCAATTCCCAGCAGTGAGGTGGGCCTGGGGGCCAGCAGTGTCACATCCTCTGATGCTTTCAGCAATCCTTTCCTGCCAGGCAGTGATGTGGTCGCACCCGCTGATTCCATCACCCAGAACGCCACCGGCATGTCTGCCTTCAGCAACCCTCTCCCAGATCCCAAAAATGAGCAAGATCCTGAAGCAGAACCTGTGGACCCCACCGAATACGGTCCTCCCGTTCCTTTGACCGATGTGAATTCCAACGCTCTGGGGGCCAGCAACGTCGCAGACAATGCTGAACTCAATTCCTCGGGCAGTGTGGGATTGACTGAAGCGACCTTACCCACCCCAGAGTTGAATCCGAACCTCTCGGGCAGTGCAGGATCTTCGGGTGTGGTCGCACCGGACAGTGAACTCAATCCCAACATCGGGGGCGGAGAAACTGGTGCGGGAGGAAGCTCTGGTGCGGGCTCTGGGGTGGTTTCACCTGAGGGGCCTTCTGTAGAAAATCCAGATGCTCCATTTGTGGCCTTCACCTTATCGGAAAAAGAAGCTGCTGACAAATACTGCGAAGGGATTGCCAAAGGTCTGGATGATGATGTCGCTCAAACCCTCTGCGAACAACGCAGAGCTCTGGGAGAATCCAAAGACCAATGGAACCTGGCCCGCAAAGACCTCCTCGACATGGCCTTCGCACAATTTGGTCCCTCTGGTGCCCTCGACATGTTCACTGTGATTCAGGCCCTGGGGCAAACCAACCACGATAAAATCGCTCTGGGTTTGCAAAGCATCCATGAACAAATGTCCAACGGTCTCATCAATAAAGAACAATTGCACCGTGCCGCGACCCTAGGCTTGAAATCCTTCAGTGCAAGACAGCGTTATGACCTTTCCACTTCTCTGGGCCAGCGAAAATTCATCCGAGAAGTAGGAAATGACCTCGAAGAAATGCTGGGCATCCTCTGCGAAAATCGTGGCATTCGCATGTGCAATGTGAACCTGCTAGCCCTCGGAGATGGACCCGAAATGAACTTTGGGGCCATGGCCATGAACATGAGTCCTGGCATCGCAGGCGGGTTCACCAAACTCTTCAATTCCAAGACCCTGGCCAACATCGCTGGAGATCTGGAAGAAAGTGCGGCCTCTGGATTGCTCAAACTGTGTATTGCACCATGTTGCAAATTGAAGCAGTCCTTTGATGCCACCACCCCAGTTTTAACCCCGAATGGAACCATCCCCATTCATGCCCTGACGGTGGGCACCCTGGTACTGGGTTTCAATGAGCAAACTGGGGAACAGGGGTACTACCCGATCCGCAGGGTGTTTGAGAACCAGGATCCTGTACTGACTGGACTGGTGATTGAAGATCCTGAGAGCAAAAAGCTGGATTACCTCACCACCACTCCTGAGCACCCTTTCTATGTTATGGAGGCTGCAGACAGTGAAACCAGACCCCAACCTGAGGGTCACCCGGACCTCTCGGACAGGTGGGTCGGAGCTGGACACCTGAAAGTGGGGGACAAACTCAAGCAGGCCGATGGCACACTGGGTGAAGTCAAGTATGTCAACACCATCCAGCAAGCCAGAACCATGTACAATCTGGAGGTCCAGGAAGCGCATACATTCTTTGTGGGCAATCAGGGCTGGTTGGTCCATAACTGTAATCCAGAAGAGGCTGTGAAATTCTTATTGGCAGAAGCAAAGAGGCTAGGGATTGACTTAAGCAATCACAAGTCCATTACGGCTGCCTATGATACTGTGACTGGCGAATGGCACCTGGGACTTCCTGGCGAATTGTTAAAAGGAAATGTGAACCCAAAGACTCAAAAGTTGATCAACTTTTCGACCAAAGCCAACAAGGACAAACAAGTTGAAGAATGGCAATGTGGAAACTGTTCAGAATTCACTTCGCTCAACAAGGGTTTCAATGCAAATCCAGCCCGCAAGCCTGATCCTGGGGATTACCAGCTGTATACTTTCTATCCTCAGCAGCTTGCCAAAGGAAATGCGACCCCTCGGGTTGCCTGTAAGTATTGTGAGAAGATCAGGCCATTCTTGAACATGATGTATCCCAAGAAGAAGTAG
- a CDS encoding transposase family protein, protein MMRELIMHLLPPALRLQEVLVSKKVIECQVEPVVQQTPCPGCGESSTHLHSRYERLVFDLPMVCFSFRFRVRARKFFCRNAACRRKVFCERLPSVVKPYGRKTLRFFFVLQSLSLQLNARETSRVIELFRSHVSPDASLRAARQFVPQLPSAGHVGVDDWAKRKGVRYGSILVDLDSHHVLDVLDSRDSPEVLKWFQSHPEVELISRDRALCF, encoded by the coding sequence ATGATGCGAGAGTTGATCATGCATCTTTTGCCTCCAGCCCTACGCCTGCAGGAGGTGCTGGTGAGCAAAAAAGTCATCGAATGTCAGGTGGAGCCTGTTGTTCAGCAAACACCCTGCCCTGGCTGTGGAGAGTCATCGACGCATCTTCACAGCCGCTATGAACGGCTCGTCTTCGACCTCCCGATGGTCTGTTTCTCGTTTCGATTTCGTGTGAGAGCCAGGAAATTCTTTTGTCGAAATGCGGCGTGTCGGCGAAAAGTGTTCTGCGAGCGCCTCCCCTCTGTAGTCAAACCGTATGGACGGAAAACTTTACGCTTCTTTTTCGTGCTGCAAAGCCTTTCTCTGCAACTTAATGCCAGGGAAACCAGCCGCGTCATTGAACTGTTTAGAAGCCATGTTAGCCCTGATGCATCTTTGCGTGCAGCACGACAATTTGTCCCTCAACTCCCATCAGCAGGGCATGTAGGGGTAGACGACTGGGCCAAACGCAAAGGGGTTCGTTACGGCAGCATCCTGGTTGATCTGGACAGTCACCATGTGCTGGATGTGCTGGATTCGCGGGATTCTCCAGAAGTTCTGAAATGGTTCCAATCCCACCCAGAAGTAGAGCTGATCAGTCGGGATCGGGCATTGTGCTTTTAG
- a CDS encoding HU family DNA-binding protein yields MEKIAKTQLIDAVAQKASLTKKESAEAITVLLEEVVSALKAGKTVGLPGLGTLSITETKERTGVKPGTTEKITIAAGKKIRFKAASNLLPE; encoded by the coding sequence ATGGAAAAAATTGCCAAGACCCAGTTGATTGACGCCGTTGCCCAGAAAGCTTCGCTCACCAAAAAGGAATCGGCTGAGGCCATCACCGTGCTGCTCGAAGAAGTGGTGTCTGCCCTGAAGGCAGGCAAGACCGTAGGCCTGCCCGGTCTGGGGACCCTCAGCATCACCGAAACCAAAGAGCGCACCGGAGTGAAACCTGGGACCACTGAGAAGATTACCATTGCTGCAGGCAAAAAAATTCGCTTCAAGGCGGCCAGCAACCTGCTGCCTGAGTGA
- a CDS encoding SUKH-3 domain-containing protein — MKTELSEKSALFLQMSQQHKWDDNRRESIMLSLREEGIVNSESAEAYLSLYGGLIFTLAETEPDILNNLTKIASSFDEVMMHHDDIQIFVFDYLLDDDRDDRPLRTRKFSGVLGKQVSMIGYIIDRGYFFDVLVDEDGIVYKGDFDHQVISCHGDDLNDMINRAVNNEGVTERISTPIVFDIVEDEWIRVDEIEVERRRRLYTGDIE; from the coding sequence ATGAAGACCGAGCTCAGCGAAAAATCCGCATTGTTCCTCCAGATGAGCCAGCAGCACAAATGGGATGACAACCGCAGAGAGAGCATCATGCTCTCTCTGCGGGAAGAAGGAATAGTTAATTCTGAAAGCGCTGAGGCTTATTTGAGCTTGTACGGCGGCCTCATCTTCACCCTAGCAGAAACAGAGCCAGATATTTTAAATAATTTGACAAAAATCGCCTCAAGTTTTGATGAAGTCATGATGCATCATGATGACATCCAGATCTTTGTCTTTGATTATTTGCTGGATGATGATAGAGATGATCGCCCATTAAGAACGAGAAAATTTTCTGGGGTATTGGGCAAGCAAGTCAGCATGATTGGTTATATCATAGACAGAGGGTATTTTTTTGATGTTTTGGTAGATGAAGATGGCATTGTTTACAAAGGAGATTTTGATCATCAAGTGATTTCCTGTCATGGAGATGATCTCAATGACATGATCAATCGAGCCGTAAATAATGAAGGTGTCACCGAAAGGATAAGCACTCCCATTGTATTCGATATTGTTGAAGATGAATGGATCAGAGTGGATGAAATCGAAGTTGAACGAAGAAGAAGATTGTATACGGGTGATATAGAATAG